From one Triticum aestivum cultivar Chinese Spring chromosome 4B, IWGSC CS RefSeq v2.1, whole genome shotgun sequence genomic stretch:
- the LOC123089581 gene encoding cell number regulator 6-like, translating to MAEESQAPRYVKLTRDQEAPAEDICPGELNQPINVPRPGCRRCAECGQVLPESYQLPADEPWSTGIFGCTADPASCRTGCFCPCVLFGRNVAALKEDTPWTAPCVCHAVFVEGGIALAILTAIFHGVDPRSSFLIGEGLLFSWWLFGTYTGIFRQELQKKYHLKNCHATLVWSIAACTGAQTARSIGRGGAA from the exons ATGGCGGAGGAGAGCCAGGCGCCGCGCTACGTGAAGCTCACCCGGGACCAGGAGGCGCCCGCCGAGGACATCTGCCCCGGCGAGCTCAACCAGCCCATCAACGTCCCACGG CCCGGGTGCAGGAGGTGCGCCGAGTGCGGCCAGGTCCTACCGGAATCCTACCAGCTGCCGGCCGACGAGCCCTGGAGCACCGGAATCTTCGGATGCACCGCCGACCCCGCGAGCT GCCGAACTGGATGCTTCTGTCCATGCGTGTTGTTCGGGCGCAATGTTGCGGCTCTTAAAGAGGATACCCCATGGACAGCACCGTGTGTTTGTCATGCCGTCTTTGTGGAAGGAGGCATCGCCCTTGCGATCCTGACAGCAATATTCCATGGGGTTGATCCAAGATCGTCGTTTCTTATTGGAGAAGGTCTACTGTTCAGCTGGTGGCTGTTTGGTACCTATACCGGCATTTTCCGTCAGGAGCTCCAGAAAAAGTACCATCTCAAG AACTGCCATGCGACCCTTGTATGGTCCATTGCTGCCTGCACTGGTGCGCAAACTGCCAGGAGCATCGGGAGAGGAGGGGCCGCCTAG
- the LOC123089582 gene encoding 12-oxophytodienoate reductase 1, with product METKTTPLLTPYKMGDFNLAHRVVLAPLTRCRSYGNLAQPHNALYYAQRAAPGVLLVAEACAVSEAARGYPHVPGLWSQEQVEAWKPVVDAVHGKGAVFFCQLWHTGRVSPTEFQPNGQAPVSSTDKQVPPQVAHDGSVLEFAPPRRLATEEIPHIVNDFRVAARNAMRAGFDGVEIHAGNGYLIDQFMKDGVNDRTDEYGGGLENRCRFAAEVIAAVCHEAGAGRVGVRLSPFADYVDCVDSDPEALALHVIGVMNGLGVLYCHMIEPRMCVNERMIPRRLLPFRRAFSGTFMVNGAYDREEGDKAVADGYADLVAYGRLFLANPDLPERFKRNAALNKYDRSTFYTSDPVVGYTDYPFLDQED from the exons ATGGAGACGAAGACGACTCCGCTCCTGACTCCATACAAGATGGGCGACTTCAACCTGGCGCACAG GGTTGTTCTCGCGCCGCTGACGCGGTGCAGGTCGTACGGGAACCTCGCCCAGCCGCACAACGCGCTGTACTACGCGCAGAGGGCGGCGCCGGGCGTGCTCCTCGTCGCCGAGGCCTGCGCCGTCTCCGAGGCCGCGCGGGGCTACCCGCACGTCCCCGGCCTGTGGAGCCAGGAGCAGGTGGAGGCGTGGAAGCCGGTGGTCGACGCCGTGCACGGCAAGGGCGCCGTCTTCTTCTGCCAGCTATGGCACACGGGCCGCGTTTCGCCCACCG AGTTCCAGCCTAATGGGCAAGCTCCGGTGTCGAGCACGGATAAGCAGGTGCCGCCTCAGGTCGCCCATGACGGCAGTGTCCTGGAGTTCGCGCCCCCTCGAAGGTTGGCGACGGAGGAGATACCCCACATCGTCAACGACTTCCGGGTCGCCGCTAGGAACGCCATGCGAGCCG GGTTCGACGGCGTGGAGATCCACGCCGGCAACGGGTACCTGATCGACCAGTTCATGAAGGACGGCGTCAACGACCGGACCGACGAGTACGGCGGCGGCCTAGAGAACCGCTGCCGCTTCGCCGCGGAGGTCATCGCGGCCGTGTGCCACGAGGCCGGCGCGGGCCGCGTTGGCGTGCGCCTCTCCCCGTTCGCCGACTACGTCGACTGCGTGGACTCCGACCCGGAGGCGCTCGCGCTGCACGTGATCGGCGTCATGAACGGGCTCGGCGTCCTCTACTGCCACATGATCGAGCCGCGGATGTGCGTCAACGAGCGGATGATCCCGCGCCGCCTGCTGCCGTTCAGGAGGGCGTTCAGCGGCACCTTCATGGTGAACGGGGCGTACGACCGGGAGGAAGGGGACAAGGCCGTCGCCGATGGCTACGCCGATCTTGTGGCGTACGGGCGGCTCTTCCTGGCCAACCCCGACTTGCCGGAGAGGTTCAAAAGGAACGCCGCTCTGAATAAGTATGACAGGAGCACGTTCTACACATCCGACCCTGTTGTTGGCTACACCGATTACCCTTTTCTTGATCAGGAGGATTAG
- the LOC123089583 gene encoding defensin Tk-AMP-D6, whose translation MNSSRKFFMVVAVLALLVVATVVAPAQAVDCRTASTRFNGICILDSSCANMCITEGFLAGGECEGLHRRCMCKTPC comes from the exons ATGAATTCATCCCGCAAGTTCTTCATGGTTGTTGCCGTCCTTGCCTTGCTCGTCGTGGCTACAG TGGTGGCGCCGGCGCAGGCGGTAGACTGCAGGACAGCGAGCACCCGGTTCAACGGCATATGCATCCTGGACAGCAGTTGCGCCAACATGTGCATCACCGAGGGGTTCCTGGCTGGCGGGGAGTGTGAAGGTCTCCACCGACGCTGCATGTGCAAAACACCATGCTAG